A region of Hydrogenimonas cancrithermarum DNA encodes the following proteins:
- a CDS encoding quinone-dependent dihydroorotate dehydrogenase, protein MIERTITTMDYEKIKPLFFRLDPEDAHHLVTGALQIGEAVPQLFNPWVKRNFVDDARLHQELFGRTFLNPVGLAAGFDKDAELIRSMTAMGFGFTEVGTVTPKPQPGNPKPRLWRHIQEEALQNAMGFNNKGSYHMQIKLEKRYPYVTPIGVNIGKNKVTPEKDALKDYEHGIKAFRELCDYLVINISSPNTPGLRDLQNEAFIDALFDMGKSLTDKPILLKIAPDMAKEEAVALCARAVEAGADGIIATNTSIDYSLVKEPKEVGGISGRVIREKSFEIFDAVADELFGKTVLISVGGIDSGYEAYRRIRAGASLVQVLTGLIFKGPELAGNINRTLLKLLEKDGFASIKDAIGADRK, encoded by the coding sequence ATGATAGAACGGACGATTACGACCATGGATTATGAAAAAATTAAACCTCTTTTTTTCCGTCTCGATCCGGAAGACGCCCATCATCTCGTGACCGGAGCGCTTCAGATCGGCGAGGCTGTTCCTCAGCTTTTCAACCCGTGGGTGAAGAGAAATTTCGTCGACGATGCGCGGCTCCATCAGGAACTTTTCGGGCGGACATTCCTCAATCCCGTCGGCCTCGCCGCCGGTTTCGACAAAGATGCGGAACTGATCCGGTCGATGACGGCGATGGGTTTCGGTTTTACGGAGGTCGGCACCGTCACGCCCAAGCCGCAGCCCGGCAACCCGAAACCGCGTCTGTGGCGCCATATCCAGGAAGAGGCGCTGCAAAACGCGATGGGCTTCAACAACAAGGGAAGCTACCATATGCAGATAAAGCTCGAAAAGCGTTACCCCTACGTCACGCCGATCGGTGTCAATATCGGAAAAAACAAAGTGACACCCGAAAAGGATGCGCTGAAAGATTACGAGCACGGCATCAAAGCGTTCAGGGAGTTATGCGACTATCTGGTCATCAACATCTCCTCCCCCAATACGCCCGGCCTTCGCGACCTTCAGAACGAAGCCTTTATCGACGCATTGTTCGATATGGGCAAATCGCTGACCGACAAGCCGATCCTGCTCAAGATCGCTCCCGATATGGCCAAAGAAGAGGCTGTCGCACTCTGTGCCAGAGCGGTCGAAGCGGGTGCGGACGGTATCATCGCCACCAACACCAGTATCGACTATTCGCTGGTCAAAGAGCCCAAAGAGGTGGGCGGCATCAGCGGACGCGTCATTCGCGAAAAGAGTTTCGAGATCTTCGACGCCGTCGCGGACGAACTTTTCGGAAAAACGGTTCTGATCAGCGTCGGCGGCATCGACAGCGGCTATGAAGCCTATCGCCGCATCCGGGCTGGCGCCAGTCTCGTCCAGGTTCTCACAGGCCTCATTTTCAAAGGCCCCGAGCTGGCAGGAAACATCAACCGTACGCTGCTCAAACTTCTGGAAAAAGACGGCTTCGCCAGCATTAAAGACGCGATCGGAGC
- a CDS encoding glycyl radical enzyme family protein has translation MRVTERFTLDETFKKKLYSSRPHFGFNGFGEVIYYRTYSRKKADGSQERWADTVIRVVEGILSIRKNHYKEQGLAWDDGRWKPFAERMAESCFSMHWLPPGRGLWIMGTDYIYERGSAALYNCGAVDTSDLVDSADWAMDMLMSGVGVGFNTAWSGDASIPDKSVPKCYVIEDSKEGWVKSVRLILESYCRSGPFYRFDYSHIRPAGSPIHGFGGTASGPEPLKALHRRLETIMDRYCRHEIDKTRCVADVFNAIGVCVVAGNVRRSAEIALGSPHDETFLHLKDYERFPDRKEIGWMSNNSVLLETHEDFEKLPEIAELIRHNGEPGILNLVNVQKYGRFGKEIPDRAWLTNPCGEIALESFELCNLAEIFPTRCRNEEDFKAAVEFATFYAVTVSLLPTHRSETNAVIARNRRTGVSISGITDWIEKIGVTRMTRILRDTYKAVRRTNERLAKASGIPVSLKVTAIKPSGTISLLAGVSPGMHYPVSRYAIRRLRIGNRSKITQFLKEAGVPNMPDLYSRNTTVFEFPIRYDNSRSVEDVSAWEQFSLLAMLQREWSDNMVSCTISFDEEIEGEQIEHMLAMFAPVIKSASMLPRKEKEPYMQMPIEPISQDEYEKRVKEMPKIDWSAFEGSDGAGEGYCSILACNV, from the coding sequence ATGAGAGTCACAGAACGGTTCACTCTGGATGAAACATTCAAAAAAAAGCTCTATAGCAGCAGACCGCATTTTGGCTTCAACGGTTTTGGCGAAGTGATCTACTACCGTACCTACAGCCGGAAAAAAGCGGACGGATCGCAGGAGCGGTGGGCCGATACCGTGATCCGTGTCGTCGAAGGGATCCTTTCGATCCGAAAAAACCACTACAAAGAGCAAGGCCTCGCCTGGGACGACGGGAGATGGAAGCCTTTCGCGGAACGGATGGCGGAGAGCTGTTTTTCGATGCACTGGCTTCCGCCGGGACGCGGCCTTTGGATCATGGGGACCGACTATATCTACGAGCGTGGCAGTGCGGCACTCTACAACTGCGGTGCGGTCGACACGAGCGACCTCGTCGATTCCGCCGACTGGGCGATGGATATGCTGATGAGCGGGGTAGGAGTCGGCTTCAACACGGCATGGAGCGGCGACGCTTCGATACCCGACAAAAGCGTTCCGAAATGCTACGTCATCGAAGACAGTAAAGAGGGATGGGTCAAATCGGTCCGGCTGATACTGGAGAGTTACTGCCGCAGCGGCCCCTTCTACCGCTTCGACTACTCCCACATCCGGCCTGCCGGATCGCCGATTCACGGTTTCGGCGGCACGGCATCGGGCCCGGAGCCTTTGAAAGCGCTGCATCGGCGCCTTGAAACCATCATGGATCGATACTGCAGGCACGAGATCGACAAGACGCGCTGCGTTGCCGACGTTTTCAACGCCATCGGTGTATGTGTCGTCGCAGGAAACGTACGAAGGTCCGCCGAAATCGCGTTGGGATCGCCTCATGACGAAACCTTCCTTCATCTCAAAGATTACGAACGTTTTCCCGACAGAAAGGAGATCGGATGGATGTCCAACAACTCGGTCCTGCTCGAGACACACGAAGATTTCGAAAAGCTTCCTGAAATCGCGGAACTGATCCGCCATAACGGCGAACCCGGCATTTTGAATCTGGTCAATGTCCAAAAATACGGCCGCTTCGGAAAAGAGATCCCCGACCGCGCATGGCTGACCAACCCCTGTGGCGAGATCGCCCTCGAGAGTTTCGAGCTCTGCAACCTGGCCGAAATCTTTCCTACGCGATGCCGGAACGAAGAGGATTTCAAGGCAGCTGTGGAGTTCGCAACGTTCTACGCCGTCACCGTCTCGTTGCTGCCGACGCATCGAAGCGAAACCAATGCCGTTATCGCACGCAACCGCCGGACAGGGGTGAGCATCTCCGGCATCACCGACTGGATCGAGAAGATCGGCGTGACCCGCATGACGCGTATCCTGCGCGACACCTACAAAGCCGTTAGACGAACCAACGAAAGACTCGCCAAAGCGTCGGGGATCCCCGTCTCTTTGAAAGTGACGGCGATCAAACCGTCGGGTACCATCAGCCTGCTCGCGGGGGTGAGCCCCGGAATGCACTATCCCGTCAGCCGCTACGCGATCCGCAGGCTCCGCATCGGAAACCGTTCCAAAATCACGCAGTTTCTAAAAGAGGCGGGCGTACCGAATATGCCCGATCTCTACAGCCGAAACACAACCGTCTTTGAATTTCCGATCCGTTACGACAACAGCCGGTCCGTCGAAGACGTTTCGGCGTGGGAGCAGTTTTCCCTGCTCGCCATGCTGCAGCGTGAATGGTCCGACAACATGGTCTCCTGCACGATCAGTTTCGATGAAGAGATCGAGGGAGAACAGATCGAACATATGTTGGCGATGTTCGCCCCGGTGATCAAATCGGCGTCGATGCTTCCGCGAAAAGAGAAAGAGCCCTATATGCAGATGCCGATCGAACCGATTTCGCAAGACGAATATGAAAAGAGAGTGAAAGAGATGCCGAAGATCGATTGGAGCGCTTTCGAGGGAAGCGACGGAGCGGGAGAGGGGTACTGTTCCATTCTG